A single window of Salvia splendens isolate huo1 chromosome 8, SspV2, whole genome shotgun sequence DNA harbors:
- the LOC121744244 gene encoding proteasome assembly chaperone 2-like, which yields MELYLEDGKQLSPNSSTLILPALSIGNVGQLAVDLLISSLKAEKVACLDDPNVLPCVGNDAYSPSPLGKLAVSLEAYEASSSALTLVQQRSPVVKGMMMAYAKNIADFAAANGKKHIVLLSSLDFGRWRNIDMSSGLQIYYLSSSNLDGTDAECESLGWKKLQDYDPALRMWKYLDTLAQEVSVPDEDSPFEELGDEDYYPSLPFAALFSCFKAKGLKVTCLFCYCSEGDNIPEAFSMAEAAGKLVGLNDFLGKDNGAGKWITPFSWQSVYGPPADMTLF from the exons ATGGAGTTATATCTCGAAGATGGAAAACAATTATCCCCTAATTCGTCCACTCTAATTCTG CCGGCTCTGTCGATCGGAAATGTAGGACAGTTAGCAGTGGATCTGCTAATTTCGTCTCTAAAAGCGGAAAAGGTCGCCTGTTTAGACGATCCAAATGTGCTTCCTTGCGTTGGCAATGATGCTTATTCGCCGTCGCCTCTCGGAAAGCTAGCTGTTTCTCTCGAAG CTTATGAAGCATCTTCCAGTGCATTGACACTTGTGCAGCAGCGGTCTCCAGTTGTTAAG GGCATGATGATGGCATATGCTAAGAACATAGCAGATTTTGCAGCTGCTAATGGAAAGAAGCACATCGTCTTGCTTTCCAGCTTAGATTTTGGGCGATGGAGAAATATTGATATGTCAAG TGGTTTGCAGATCTATTACTTATCTAGCTCCAATTTGGATGGAACTGATGCTGAATGTGAAAGCCTTGGGTGGAAAAAACTGCAAGATTATGATCCTGCCCTGAGAATGTGGAAGTATCTTGACACATTAGCTCAAGAAGTGTCTGTACCTGATGAAGATTCTCCTTTTGAGGAATTGGGTGATGAAGATTACTATCCAAGTTTACCTTTTGCTGCACTGTTTTCATGCTTTAAG GCTAAAGGGTTGAAGGTGACTTGCTTGTTCTGTTACTGCTCGGAGGGAGACAATATACCCGAAGCTTTCTCAATGGCTGAGGCAGCAGGCAAACTTGTTGGATTGAATGACTTTCTGG GCAAGGACAATGGTGCTGGTAAATGGATCACACCGTTCTCATGGCAGAGCGTATACGGACCTCCAGCAGATATGACTCTGTTCTAG
- the LOC121744245 gene encoding CASP-like protein 5C1: protein MKSVPGSLGTAASIALRFGQVIFSSSSIVFMSLGVGFYSYTAFCFSVTIMGLAIPWSFTLAILDGYSILTKFPVHQSGIFMVIIIGDLVLSFLTLAAASSTASLVDLLLKADVSFCPPRLCSRYQISAAMAFLSWFLLLVSSLFNIWLLPWLDAD, encoded by the exons ATGAAAAGTGTACCGGGTTCTTTAGGAACAGCTGCTAGCATTGCTTTGAGATTTGGCCAGGTCATATTCTCTTCATCGTCTATAGTCTTCATGTCTTTAGGAGTTGGATTCTACAGCTACACGGCCTTTTG CTTTTCAGTAACAATCATGGGCTTGGCTATTCCATGGAGTTTCACTTTGGCAATACTTGATGGATATTCCATCCTGACTAAGTTCCCCGTACATCAATCCGGCATTTTCATGGTTATCATAATAGGGGACTTG GTCTTATCCTTTCTCACACTAGCAGCAGCGAGCTCGACTGCAAGTCTTGTTGATCTTCTGCTAAAAGCTGATGTGTCCTTTTGTCCCCCGAGACTCTGTAGTAGATATCAGATATCGGCAGCTATGGCTTTCTTGTCATGGTTCCTTTTGCTGGTATCATCTCTTTTCAATATTTGGCTACTTCCATGGTTGGACGCTGATTGA
- the LOC121744243 gene encoding pentatricopeptide repeat-containing protein At2g15980: MKFFTEIHYVVLNQFPKIHSVLTQTISFSSSPHSDIVSAAASILKHHRSKSRWSHLRSLLATTKDNRLTSSQFSQVSLQLRNNPHLVLRFFYFTVHHSLTSHSPSSYATAIHILSRSRLKLHALRLIKSAMVAFSDAQPGSAVVILDALVKTYRACDSAPFVFDLLVKACLESKKIDSALEIYSVLKSKRVLLKTSTLNCLIELVSKTRSCFAGYDLYKEIFHQNVDNGDKIRSNLPNPNTLNVVIVGFYREGMLDKVEEVWEEYARVGCLPNVYSFNVLMATYCDHERMEDAMRVWEEMEDKGLTRDAVAYNTIIGGLCRAGEVEKAEEIYREMVMKGVDSSCITFEHLIKGYCEIGDVDSAMMLYKDMCRKKISPSSSTVNTIIRLLCDKNEISAASGFWWMASKKHDAALERENYENLVKGLCGEGKMEEALKIQAEMVVKGFQPNADMYGVFIDGFDKLGNEAMVSKLRKEMLDNETLSE, translated from the coding sequence ATGAAATTCTTTACAGAAATCCATTACGTCGTCCTcaatcaatttccaaaaatcCATTCCGTACTCACGCAAACCATCTCGTTTTCTTCATCACCGCATTCCGACATagtctccgccgccgcctcgatTTTAAAGCACCACCGCTCGAAGTCCCGGTGGTCCCACCTCCGCTCACTCCTCGCCACCACCAAAGACAACCGCCTCACCTCATCTCAATTCTCTCAAGTCTCCCTTCAATTGCGCAACAATCCGCACCTGGTCCTCCGCTTCTTCTACTTCACCGTCCACCACTCTCTCACCTCTCATTCCCCCTCCTCCTACGCCACCGCCATTCACATTCTCTCTCGATCTAGGCTCAAGCTCCACGCACTCAGGCTAATTAAGTCAGCCATGGTTGCGTTCTCCGATGCTCAGCCGGGAAGCGCTGTTGTGATTCTAGATGCACTGGTGAAAACTTACAGAGCTTGTGATTCTGCACCGTTTGTGTTTGATTTGTTAGTAAAAGCTTGTTTGGAGTCGAAAAAGATCGATTCCGCGCTTGAAATTTATTCAGTTTTGAAGTCTAAGAGAGTGCTGTTGAAAACTAGCACTttgaattgtttaattgaattggtGTCGAAGACCAGAAGTTGTTTTGCCGGATATGATTTGTATAAAGAAATCTTTCATCAAAATGTTGATAATGGCGATAAAATTAGGTCAAATCTTCCAAACCCGAACACATTGAATGTGGTTATAGTTGGTTTCTACAGGGAGGGGATGTTGGATAAGGTGGAGGAGGTGTGGGAAGAGTATGCGAGAGTTGGGTGTTTGCCAAATGTGTATAGCTTTAATGTGCTGATGGCTACATACTGTGATCACGAACGAATGGAGGATGCGATGAGAGTATGGGAGGAAATGGAGGATAAAGGTTTGACGCGCGACGCAGTAGCATATAACACCATTATTGGAGGGCTTTGCAGAGCTGGAGAGGTTGAGAAAGCAGAGGAGATATATAGAGAAATGGTGATGAAAGGTGTGGATAGTAGTTGTATTACTTTTGAGCATCTCATAAAAGGGTATTGTGAAATCGGGGATGTTGATTCCGCGATGATGTTGTATAAGGATATGTGTAGGAAAAAAATTAGCCCAAGTAGTTCTACTGTTAATACTATCATTAGGTTGCTCTGTGATAAGAATGAAATTTCTGCAGCATCTGGCTTTTGGTGGATGGCTTCAAAGAAGCACGATGCTGCTTTGGAAAGGGAGAATTATGAGAACTTGGTAAAAGGTTTGTGTGGGGAGGGAAAGATGGAAGAGGCTCTGAAGATTCAGGCAGAGATGGTCGTGAAGGGGTTTCAACCAAATGCAGATATGTATGGTGTATTTATTGATGGTTTTGATAAACTAGGAAATGAAGCCATGGTGAGTAAACTGAGGAAAGAAATGCTTGATAATGAAACATTGTCCGAGTAG
- the LOC121743901 gene encoding fasciclin-like arabinogalactan protein 21: MAVSLRFQLPPLLLLLLLISLFISAASDFDGSPSPSISPSLSPSSAVFHTPTHTYPPALFATILSTLGFQELSSAAVTANLSATTPLTIFAPSDASLLSCPSCSLSLLLQELSIPGLYPLHFLLTLTFGTKIETIAPNRCLTVTSNGKDKVFVNGVEITGPDVFNNGLVVIHGLQGFVSHLSPLSCNVERMTTLSFPSPSLTSAALPSLFIMRLMLKDAIIRLRATGYSVVSLAMRVKYAELAELKAMTIFAIDDTAIFSGGGNAYLSNFRFHVVPNRRLTAADLVTLPTATSLPTLDAANNLVVTTGGGGGPSAPMKINYVRITTIDLLHNTKIVIHGLSSPFPHMMPHQAFNVEAGGSSSEIQQSAACAHFDWERGICAAEAQVPAGMQSAVELQDNRGL; this comes from the coding sequence ATGGCGGTTTCTCTGCGCTTCCAGCTCCcaccgctcctcctcctcctcctgctAATCTCACTCTTCATCTCCGCCGCCTCCGATTTCGACGGCAGCCCCTCCCCCTCCATCTCCCCCTCCCTCTCCCCTTCCTCCGCCGTATTCCACACTCCGACTCACACCTATCCGCCCGCTCTCTTCGCCACAATCCTCTCCACACTCGGCTTCCAGGAGCTCTCCTCCGCCGCCGTCACCGCCAACCTCTCCGCCACCACGCCTCTCACCATCTTCGCCCCCTCCGACGCCTCTCTCCTCTCCTGCCCCTCCTgctccctctctctcctcctccAGGAGCTCTCCATCCCCGGCCTCTACCCCCTCCACTTCCTCCTAACCCTAACTTTTGGTACCAAAATCGAGACGATCGCTCCGAATCGGTGCCTCACCGTCACCAGCAATGGCAAGGACAAGGTCTTTGTCAACGGCGTCGAGATCACCGGCCCTGACGTCTTCAACAACGGCCTCGTCGTCATCCACGGCCTCCAAGGCTTCGTCTCGCACCTCTCGCCGCTCTCCTGCAACGTCGAGCGGATGACGACGCTGTCGTTCCCCTCGCCGTCGCTCACCTCCGCCGCGCTGCCGTCGCTCTTCATCATGCGCCTGATGCTCAAGGACGCCATAATCCGCCTCCGCGCCACCGGATACAGCGTCGTCTCCCTCGCGATGCGCGTCAAGTACGCCGAGCTCGCCGAGCTGAAGGCGATGACGATTTTCGCGATCGATGATACCGCGATCTTCTCCGGCGGAGGTAACGCCTACTTGTCGAACTTCCGGTTCCACGTGGTTCCGAACAGGCGGTTGACGGCGGCGGATCTGGTGACCTTACCGACGGCGACGTCGCTACCTACTCTGGACGCGGCAAATAACCTCGTGGTGACAACCGGTGGAGGCGGCGGACCTTCTGCACCGATGAAGATCAATTACGTGAGGATTACCACCATAGATCTGCTGCACAACACCAAAATTGTGATCCATGGATTGTCATCGCCGTTTCCGCACATGATGCCTCATCAGGCGTTCAATGTAGAAGCTGGCGGTTCTTCTTCTGAGATCCAACAATCCGCCGCTTGTGCTCATTTTGACTGGGAGCGTGGTATATGTGCTGCTGAAGCTCAAGTTCCAGCTGGAATGCAGTCGGCGGTGGAGCTTCAAGATAACCGTGGACTCTGA
- the LOC121745322 gene encoding probable E3 ubiquitin-protein ligase ARI2 isoform X1, giving the protein MEDDYYLSGNSDDDVGSYPSDKEEESLDGLENNDFDDAQWISSKAPSCKVITRESLLAAQKEDLGRVMDLFSVREHHARTLLIHFRWDVEKVIAVYVEKGKFGIFAEAGVTLAEFVDLDPDEDTSTVRCHICMDDVPAKDVTLMDCSHCFCNDCWTGHFIVKINEGQSKRMRCMAHKCNAICDEAIVRRLVSAQHPDLAEKFDRYLLESYIEDNRMVKWCPSTPHCGNAIRVENDELCEVECSCGMQFCFSCVSEAHSPCSCLMWKLWSKKCRDESETVNWITVHTKPCPKCHKPVEKNGGCNLVSCVCGQAFCWLCGGATGRDHTWSSIANHSCGRYKEDGKKKAERAKRDLYRYMHYHNRYKAHTDSFKQESRMRETVKEKVLHLEVRDLKLREFSWVTNGLYRLFRSRRSLSYSYPFAFYMFGDDLFKDEMTEKQREIKQNLFEDQQQQLESNVEKLSKFLEEPFAEYPEEQVMQIRMHVINLCVVIDSLCKKMYDCIENELLGSLEFSIHSIAPYHSNGIEKAEELIVGWNAQASGNNKCQKEADRSNGRPAGVDQASTSGTSDESLKSRKRPRKESSADKLFDLNLPADAH; this is encoded by the exons ATGGAGGACGATTATTACCTGAGCGGCAACAGCGACGATGATGTTGGATCTTATCCATCCGATAAAGAGGAAGAGTCGCTCGACGGACTCGAGAACAACGATTTCGATGATGCTCAATGGATATCATCCAAAGCCCCTTCATGCAAG GTGATTACAAGAGAATCTCTTTTGGCTGCACAG AAAGAAGATTTGGGGAGAGTGATGGACTTGTTCTCAGTGAGAGAACACCATGCCAGGACCCTACTCATTCATTTCCGATGGGATGTTGAGAAAGTGATTGCAGTTTATGTTGAGAAGggaaaatttggtatttttgctGAAGCAGGGGTAACCTTGGCCGAATTTGTCGACCTAGACCCAGATGAGGATACATCTACAGTAAGGTGCCATATATGTATGGATGATGTGCCTGCAAAAGATGTTACCCTAATGGACTGTAGCCATTGCTTTTGCAACGATT GTTGGACAGGGCATTTCATTGTGAAAATTAATGAGGGTCAAAGCAAGCGGATGAGGTGCATGGCTCATAAGTGCAATGCTATTTGTGATGAAGCTATTGTTAGAAGGTTAGTTAGTGCACAGCATCCAGATCTTGCAGAGAAGTTTGACCGCTATCTTCTTGAGTCGTACATTGAAGACAACAGAATGGTCAAATGGTGTCCGAGTACACCCCATTGTGGGAACGCAATAAGAGTTGAAAATGATGAATTATGTGAAGTTGAGTGCTCTTGTGGTATGCAGTTTTGCTTCAGTTGTGTATCAGAGGCACATTCCCCGTGTTCATGCTTGATGTGGAAGCTCTGGAGTAAAAAATGCCGGGATGAATCCGAGACAGTGAACTGGATTACTGTACATACAAAGCCTTGTCCCAAGTGTCACAAACCTGTTGAGAAGAATGGTGGTTGCAATTTAGTTAGTTGTGTATGCGGGCAGGCATTTTG CTGGTTGTGTGGTGGTGCTACTGGACGAGACCATACCTGGTCCAGTATTGCTAATCATAGCTGTGGTCGATACAAAGAAGACGGCAAGAAGAAAGCTGAGCGTGCAAAGAGAGACCTATATAGATACATGCATTATCATAATCGGTACAAAGCTCATACTGATTCCTTTAAGCAGGAATCTCGGATGAGGGAGACTGTAAAGGAAAAGGTGTTGCATTTGGAAGTCCGAGATTTAAAGTTAAGGGAATTTAGTTGGGTAACTAATGGACTCTATAGGCTCTTCAGATCAAGACGAAGCCTTTCTTATTCATATCCATTTGCTTTCTACATGTTTGGAGATGACTTGTTTAAAGATGAGATGACAGAAAAGCAAAGGGAAATCAAACAGAATTTATTTGAGGACCAACAACAGCAACTGGAATCAAACGTTGAAAAACTATCCAAATTTCTTGAGGAGCCATTTGCTGAGTATCCTGAGGAGCAAGTCATGCAGATAAGGATGCATGTCATTAATCtctgtgttgtcattgacagcCTATGCAAAAAAAT GTATGATTGCATCGAGAATGAGTTATTGGGTTCACTTGAATTTTCCATTCATAGTATAGCGCCTTATCATTCAAACGGCATTGAGAAGGCTGAAGAGCTGATTGTCGGATGGAATGCTCAAGCCAGCGGTAATAATAAATGTCAGAAAGAAGCTGACCGATCTAATG GACGCCCAGCAGGAGTAGACCAGGCATCAACATCTGGGACTTCCGATGAGAGTCTAAAGTCCCGGAAGCGTCCCAGAAAAGAAAGTTCTGCAGACAAACTGTTTGATCTCAACCTACCCGCGGATGCTCATTAA
- the LOC121745322 gene encoding probable E3 ubiquitin-protein ligase ARI2 isoform X2, translating to MEDDYYLSGNSDDDVGSYPSDKEEESLDGLENNDFDDAQWISSKAPSCKVITRESLLAAQKEDLGRVMDLFSVREHHARTLLIHFRWDVEKVIAVYVEKGKFGIFAEAGVTLAEFVDLDPDEDTSTVRCHICMDDVPAKDVTLMDCSHCFCNDCWTGHFIVKINEGQSKRMRCMAHKCNAICDEAIVRRLVSAQHPDLAEKFDRYLLESYIEDNRMVKWCPSTPHCGNAIRVENDELCEVECSCGMQFCFSCVSEAHSPCSCLMWKLWSKKCRDESETVNWITVHTKPCPKCHKPVEKNGGCNLVSCVCGQAFCWLCGGATGRDHTWSSIANHSCGRYKEDGKKKAERAKRDLYRYMHYHNRYKAHTDSFKQESRMRETVKEKVLHLEVRDLKLREFSWVTNGLYRLFRSRRSLSYSYPFAFYMFGDDLFKDEMTEKQREIKQNLFEDQQQQLESNVEKLSKFLEEPFAEYPEEQVMQIRMHVINLCVVIDSLCKKMYDCIENELLGSLEFSIHSIAPYHSNGIEKAEELIVGWNAQASGNNKCQKEADRSNEGYIRCAF from the exons ATGGAGGACGATTATTACCTGAGCGGCAACAGCGACGATGATGTTGGATCTTATCCATCCGATAAAGAGGAAGAGTCGCTCGACGGACTCGAGAACAACGATTTCGATGATGCTCAATGGATATCATCCAAAGCCCCTTCATGCAAG GTGATTACAAGAGAATCTCTTTTGGCTGCACAG AAAGAAGATTTGGGGAGAGTGATGGACTTGTTCTCAGTGAGAGAACACCATGCCAGGACCCTACTCATTCATTTCCGATGGGATGTTGAGAAAGTGATTGCAGTTTATGTTGAGAAGggaaaatttggtatttttgctGAAGCAGGGGTAACCTTGGCCGAATTTGTCGACCTAGACCCAGATGAGGATACATCTACAGTAAGGTGCCATATATGTATGGATGATGTGCCTGCAAAAGATGTTACCCTAATGGACTGTAGCCATTGCTTTTGCAACGATT GTTGGACAGGGCATTTCATTGTGAAAATTAATGAGGGTCAAAGCAAGCGGATGAGGTGCATGGCTCATAAGTGCAATGCTATTTGTGATGAAGCTATTGTTAGAAGGTTAGTTAGTGCACAGCATCCAGATCTTGCAGAGAAGTTTGACCGCTATCTTCTTGAGTCGTACATTGAAGACAACAGAATGGTCAAATGGTGTCCGAGTACACCCCATTGTGGGAACGCAATAAGAGTTGAAAATGATGAATTATGTGAAGTTGAGTGCTCTTGTGGTATGCAGTTTTGCTTCAGTTGTGTATCAGAGGCACATTCCCCGTGTTCATGCTTGATGTGGAAGCTCTGGAGTAAAAAATGCCGGGATGAATCCGAGACAGTGAACTGGATTACTGTACATACAAAGCCTTGTCCCAAGTGTCACAAACCTGTTGAGAAGAATGGTGGTTGCAATTTAGTTAGTTGTGTATGCGGGCAGGCATTTTG CTGGTTGTGTGGTGGTGCTACTGGACGAGACCATACCTGGTCCAGTATTGCTAATCATAGCTGTGGTCGATACAAAGAAGACGGCAAGAAGAAAGCTGAGCGTGCAAAGAGAGACCTATATAGATACATGCATTATCATAATCGGTACAAAGCTCATACTGATTCCTTTAAGCAGGAATCTCGGATGAGGGAGACTGTAAAGGAAAAGGTGTTGCATTTGGAAGTCCGAGATTTAAAGTTAAGGGAATTTAGTTGGGTAACTAATGGACTCTATAGGCTCTTCAGATCAAGACGAAGCCTTTCTTATTCATATCCATTTGCTTTCTACATGTTTGGAGATGACTTGTTTAAAGATGAGATGACAGAAAAGCAAAGGGAAATCAAACAGAATTTATTTGAGGACCAACAACAGCAACTGGAATCAAACGTTGAAAAACTATCCAAATTTCTTGAGGAGCCATTTGCTGAGTATCCTGAGGAGCAAGTCATGCAGATAAGGATGCATGTCATTAATCtctgtgttgtcattgacagcCTATGCAAAAAAAT GTATGATTGCATCGAGAATGAGTTATTGGGTTCACTTGAATTTTCCATTCATAGTATAGCGCCTTATCATTCAAACGGCATTGAGAAGGCTGAAGAGCTGATTGTCGGATGGAATGCTCAAGCCAGCGGTAATAATAAATGTCAGAAAGAAGCTGACCGATCTAATG AGGGTTACATTCGATGTGCTTTCTGA
- the LOC121743977 gene encoding UPF0496 protein At4g34320-like, translating to MGSHLSKKHDQETHPSSSSSSSSIFSRELNSYSASCRVDADLQAFDTSLQARTSNVISSLAAGMEVRALSFDSLQQVTECLLDMNHEVVKVILDCKKDIWRNQELFDLVEEFFDNSLRTLDFCAALEKCLKRARDSQLLVLLALNLFEEEDKKSNNDRVGSAFGNKYSKTLEELKSFKEAGDPFTDEFYKMFQSVQQQQMQMLRKLQKKKQKLDKKLNCIKSWRKVSSVIFAATFAAVLICSVVAAAIAAPPVAAALAAATALPVGSMGKWIDSLMKGYEAAVKGEKEMVNCMNVGTFVTIKDLESIRAMIERVEVEMEAMVGAAEMAEGDEEAVRVAIGEIRKKAEVFMRKVEELGAMADGCSRDIRKARTVILQRIIKPPHSSES from the exons ATGGGAAGCCATCTTAGCAAGAAGCATGATCAAGAAACTCATCCatcgtcgtcgtcatcatcatcgtcaATCTTTTCGAGGGAGCTGAACTCGTATTCGGCTTCCTGCAGAGTCGACGCGGACCTGCAAGCGTTCGACACGTCTCTGCAGGCTCGGACGAGCAACGTGATCAGCTCCCTCGCTGCGGGGATGGAAGTCCGAGCTCTCTCATTCGACTCGCTCCAACAG gTCACGGAATGCCTCCTCGACATGAATCACGAGGTCGTGAAAGTCATCCTCGACTGCAAGAAGGACATCTGGAGGAACCAGGAGCTGTTCGACCTGGTCGAGGAGTTCTTCGACAACAGCCTCAGAACCCTCGACTTCTGCGCCGCGCTAGAGAAATGCCTCAAGCGCGCCCGCGACAGCCAGCTCCTGGTCCTCCTAGCCCTCAACCTGTTCGAGGAAGAAGACAAAAAAAGTAACAACGACAGAGTCGGTTCAGCATTTGGAAATAAATATTCGAAAACACTAGAGGAACTGAAAAGCTTCAAAGAAGCGGGAGATCCGTTTACCGACGAATTCTACAAAATGTTCCAATCCGTACAGCAGCAGCAAATGCAGATGCTTCGGAAGCTGCAGAAAAAGAAGCAGAAATTAGACAAGAAGCTCAATTGCATCAAGTCGTGGAGGAAAGTATCGAGTGTGATATTCGCGGCGACGTTCGCGGCGGTGCTGATATGctcggtggtggcggcggcgatagCGGCGCCGCCGGTGGCTGCTGCgctggcggcggcgacggcgttGCCGGTGGGGTCGATGGGGAAGTGGATAGACTCGCTGATGAAGGGGTACGAGGCGGCGGTGAAGGGGGAGAAGGAGATGGTGAATTGTATGAATGTGGGGACGTTTGTGACGATCAAGGATTTGGAGAGCATTCGGGCGATGATCGAGCGGGTGGAGGTGGAGATGGAGGCGATGGTGGGGGCCGCTGAGATGGCCGAGGGGGACGAGGAGGCGGTGAGGGTCGCGATCGGGGAGATTAGGAAGAAGGCGGAGGTGTTTATGAGGAAGGTGGAGGAGTTGGGGGCGATGGCGGATGGCTGCAGCCGCGATATTAGGAAGGCGAGGACGGTTATTCTGCAGAGGATCATCAAACCGCCGCATTCTTCAGAATCAtaa
- the LOC121743846 gene encoding putative lipid-transfer protein DIR1, with protein MKQWINPHHRKPKQFEFVEMEASKTLLILALVVVSAAAVAEARARADDGGSICGVTKSELMECKPAVATGTATPPKPTAACCGSLKHANLTCFCSFKNNAYLPLFGINATRAMQLPTTCDATQTASCD; from the coding sequence ATGAAACAATGGATAAACCCTCACCACAGAAAACCAAAACAATTCGAATTTGTTGAAATGGAAGCCTCAAAAACACTCCTAATCCTAGCCCTAGTCGTGGTAAGCGCAGCAGCCGTAGCCGAGGCAAGGGCGAGGGCAGACGACGGCGGCAGCATCTGCGGTGTCACCAAGAGCGAGCTGATGGAGTGCAAGCCGGCGGTGGCGACGGGCACGGCCACGCCGCCGAAGCCGACAGCCGCGTGCTGCGGGTCGCTGAAGCACGCGAACCTCACGTGCTTCTGCAGCTTCAAGAACAACGCGTATCTGCCGCTTTTCGGAATCAACGCGACGAGAGCGATGCAGCTGCCTACGACGTGCGATGCCACGCAAACTGCTTCGTGCGACTGA